Proteins found in one Lycium ferocissimum isolate CSIRO_LF1 chromosome 6, AGI_CSIRO_Lferr_CH_V1, whole genome shotgun sequence genomic segment:
- the LOC132059559 gene encoding uncharacterized protein LOC132059559 isoform X1: protein MKLSVITAYSPTTVTLNPHPKTTTFHSFPCSLRFNNKISNLSLTICSSKSPSTVDEVNESLKVEIGSPKNLPSLLFLPKLSLSDRAFFLLAFIACTTSVAFTSLVVAAVPTLFAMRRAAISLSKLADTAREELPSTMAAIRLSGMEISDLTLELSDLSCFIHVPESNVVIVHVMISQEITDGVNKSARAVQAAEAGIRQIGSRAHQQTMSMIQERADLPAISLQPVVAGAAKKTSRAVSQATRRLMNMISGGENGSEMEDDSKVDAES, encoded by the exons ATGAAGCTGAGTGTGATTACTGCATATTCTCCGACCACCGTCACACTCAATCCCCATCCTAAAACGACAACGTTTCACTCATTTCCTTGTTCGTTGAGATTCAACAACAAAATCTCAAACTTGTCCCTTACAATTTGTTCCTCCAAATCACCATCCACCGTTGATGAGGTTAATGAATCGCTTAAGGTTGAAATCGGAAGCCCTAAGAATCTACCAAGTTTGTTGTTCCTTCCCAAATTGAGCTTAAGTGACAGAGCTTTCTTTCTCTTAGCCTTCATCGCTTGCACG ACGTCGGTGGCTTTCACAAGTCTGGTAGTTGCAGCTGTACCAACACTATTT GCGATGCGTAGAGCAGCAATATCTCTGTCAAAGTTGGCAGATACTGCTCGAGAGGAGCTTCCTAGTACAATGGCTGCTATCAGGCTGTCTGGGATGGAGATCAGTGACCTTACACTGGAATTGAGTGATTTAAG CTGCTTCATACATGTTCCGGAGAGTAATGTTGTTATTGTGCATGTGATGATCAGCCAAGAGATAACTGATGGTGTCAACAAATCTGCTCGAGCTGTGCAAGCAGCAGAAGCTGGAATCAGACAAATTGGGTCTCGTGCTCACCAGCAAACAATGT CAATGATTCAGGAGAGAGCAGATCTGCCAGCCATATCTTTGCAGCCAGTTGTAGCTGGTGCAGCAAAGAAGACTTCTCGTGCTGTTAGCCAAGCCACGAGAAGACTCATGAATATGATCTCTGGAGGTGAAAATGGCTCAGAAATGGAAGATGACAGTAAAGTTGACGCGGAATCATAG
- the LOC132059559 gene encoding uncharacterized protein LOC132059559 isoform X2, whose translation MKLSVITAYSPTTVTLNPHPKTTTFHSFPCSLRFNNKISNLSLTICSSKSPSTVDEVNESLKVEIGSPKNLPSLLFLPKLSLSDRAFFLLAFIACTTSVAFTSLVVAAVPTLFAMRRAAISLSKLADTAREELPSTMAAIRLSGMEISDLTLELSDLSQEITDGVNKSARAVQAAEAGIRQIGSRAHQQTMSMIQERADLPAISLQPVVAGAAKKTSRAVSQATRRLMNMISGGENGSEMEDDSKVDAES comes from the exons ATGAAGCTGAGTGTGATTACTGCATATTCTCCGACCACCGTCACACTCAATCCCCATCCTAAAACGACAACGTTTCACTCATTTCCTTGTTCGTTGAGATTCAACAACAAAATCTCAAACTTGTCCCTTACAATTTGTTCCTCCAAATCACCATCCACCGTTGATGAGGTTAATGAATCGCTTAAGGTTGAAATCGGAAGCCCTAAGAATCTACCAAGTTTGTTGTTCCTTCCCAAATTGAGCTTAAGTGACAGAGCTTTCTTTCTCTTAGCCTTCATCGCTTGCACG ACGTCGGTGGCTTTCACAAGTCTGGTAGTTGCAGCTGTACCAACACTATTT GCGATGCGTAGAGCAGCAATATCTCTGTCAAAGTTGGCAGATACTGCTCGAGAGGAGCTTCCTAGTACAATGGCTGCTATCAGGCTGTCTGGGATGGAGATCAGTGACCTTACACTGGAATTGAGTGATTTAAG CCAAGAGATAACTGATGGTGTCAACAAATCTGCTCGAGCTGTGCAAGCAGCAGAAGCTGGAATCAGACAAATTGGGTCTCGTGCTCACCAGCAAACAATGT CAATGATTCAGGAGAGAGCAGATCTGCCAGCCATATCTTTGCAGCCAGTTGTAGCTGGTGCAGCAAAGAAGACTTCTCGTGCTGTTAGCCAAGCCACGAGAAGACTCATGAATATGATCTCTGGAGGTGAAAATGGCTCAGAAATGGAAGATGACAGTAAAGTTGACGCGGAATCATAG
- the LOC132059558 gene encoding putative serine/threonine-protein kinase, translating to MMMVILLVKYVTRNARAGRKLLRLKPKELASNCSGLYSFSKAEIENAINFAEEKKFLGRGSAGQVFKGILPSGQVVAIKQIYRSNTSDSFTRELENLSRVRHPNLVCLFGCCIEDGEQYLVYEYCSAGNLAQHLLRKDRVLSWEQRVRILRDCALALRYLHTYIDGYIVHRDIKLTNILLTEELGAKLSDFGLAKMLGMEESKVFTDVRGTIGYMDPEYMSNAKLTCASDVYSFGIVALQVLSGQKVIELDLDARDQLTRKAKDVSMHKRPLKDFEDPRLKDEINSEDFESILQIAVLCVAKSSKGRPTIDVVFEEMDKVLKNTLSNKKAADQSALAAVRKSHSVGVLPV from the exons ATGATGATGGTGATCTTGCTTGTTAAGTATGTAACAAGAAACGCCAGGGCTGGACGAAAGCTTCTTCGTTTGAAGCCAAAGGAGCTTGCTTCTAATTGTTCAGGTCTATATAGTTTCTCAAAAGCTGAGATTGAAAACGCGATCAATTTTGCAGAGGAGAAGAAATTTCTGGGACGTGGTAGTGCAGGGCAAGTGTTCAAAGGGATTCTTCCGAGTGGACAAGTAGTTGCTATCAAGCAAATTTATAGAAGTAATACGTCCGATTCTTTCACCAGAGAACTAGAGAATCTTTCAAGAGTCAGACATCCTAATCTTGTTTGCCTCTTTGGGTGTTGCATTGAGGATGGTGAGCAATATTTAGTCTATGAGTATTGCTCTGCTGGAAATCTAGCTCAACATCTTTTGA GGAAAGACAGGGTCCTAAGTTGGGAACAAAGGGTAAGAATCTTAAGAGATTGTGCACTTGCATTGAGGTATCTCCATACCTACATAGATGGCTACATTGTTCACAGAGATATTAAG CTTACAAATATCCTTTTAACAGAGGAATTGGGAGCAAAGCTATCAGATTTTGGGCTGGCAAAGATGTTGGGAATGGAAGAGAGCAAAGTGTTTACAGATGTAAGAGGGACAATAGGTTATATGGATCCTGAATATATGAGTAATGCAAAGTTGACTTGTGCAAGTGACGTTTATAGCTTTGGCATAGTAGCTTTACAAGTTCTTTCTGGCCAGAAAGTCATTGAACTTGATTTGGATGCCAGAGACCAACTAACAAGAAAG GCGAAGGATGTGAGCATGCATAAACGGCCCCTAAAAGACTTTGAGGACCCGCGGCTAAAAGATGAAATAAACAGTGAGGATTTCGAGTCCATACTTCAAATAGCAGTGCTTTGTGTCGCCAAATCAAGCAAAGGTCGTCCAACTATCGATGTTGTCTTCGAGGAGATGGACAAAGTCTTGAAAAACACATTGTCCAACAAG AAAGCCGCGGATCAAAGTGCATTAGCTGCAGTGAGGAAATCCCATTCAGTTGGTGTCCTCCCTGTCTGA
- the LOC132061232 gene encoding uncharacterized protein LOC132061232, producing the protein MVVLAKTVLFFQLCVIFALTAVSLASPEDLECGLNFTSSPYKPSGECLAADHDETIHIWDSFPSTRCCQNALNFFSHALAKHAITQPQGRLFLPGVQWAHCASGPFKHQPSVSIDKCGLASLYQGSTHCSSLSLTNITQEYQNFKDVSDKCTSGFSSTFDDACRDCTSAIKSARDHFLDQFYAKDNETERATCVVAVVISVATTKLNDPSSMDDFFSCLPALNTFGESVQEVRLVISKISKH; encoded by the exons ATGGTTGTTCTAGCCAAGACAGTCTTATTTTTCCAACTATGTGTTATTTTTGCTCTCACCGCTGTTTCACTGGCTTCTCCAGAAGATCTAG AATGTGGGCTGAACTTCACTTCATCTCCATACAAACCAAGCGGCGAATGCCTTGCAGCTGATCATGACGAGACCATCCATATATGGGACAGTTTCCCCAGCACAAGATGCTGCCAAAATGCCCTCAACTTCTTCTCACACGCATTGGCCAAACACGCAATTACTCAGCCCCAAGGAAGACTCTTCCTCCCGGGAGTTCAATGGGCACACTGCGCGTCAGGGCCCTTTAAGCACCAGCCCTCCGTTTCCATCGATAAATGTGGACTTGCTTCCCTCTATCAAGGAAGCACCCATTGTTCTAGCCTTTCTTTGACAAATATTACACAGGAATATCAGAATTTTAAGGATGTCAGTGACAAGTGTACTTCAGGTTTTAGTTCCACGTTCGATGATGCTTGCAGGGATTGTACGAGTGCAATTAAATCTGCAAGAGATCATTTCCTGGATCagttttatgccaaagataatGAAACTGAGAGAGCTACTTGTGTTGTGGCTGTTGTTATATCAGTTGCAACCACTAAACTAAATGATCCCTCTTCAATGGATGATTTCTTCAGCTGCTTGCCAGCATTAAATACTTTTGGTGAGTCCGTCCAGGAAGTGAGATTAGTAATTTCTAAAATTAGCAAGCATTGA
- the LOC132059560 gene encoding probable receptor-like protein kinase At2g42960 isoform X3, producing MYSMKYLYQGLPLIDLERRTCHFCLKMDIEITNNKIQHIVIQSDSNKSVLHIPEEKLEGVEETIEKVTYSCQCFAILAVWGSLIGSFLCFIKGCSCVITSFQGYFASRAKITVHLVEAIGAEIENALNIGKINMRRRKLIGHGRRGEFYQGILPSGQGVAIKEMHKTNDAMDSFNREVECLSRARHPSIVCLLGFCNEDGNQFLVYEHCSTGNLAQYFLREDTVLTWEARVKILRDCACAIKYLHHYIDGCIIHRHIKLSSILLSETLEPKLSGFGRSQMLGMEESKVFEDVLESGIYTDPEYKKSGLLTCATDVYSFGVVMLQVLSGTKIAYLGEDGRLILLKKARDVSIGKLPITEFEDPTLKGKLINREALDSILQIAVLCVAETRRGRPTIEVVSEELNNAWRLSNTGCPINVPPV from the exons atgTACTCCATGAAGTATTTATATCAAGGACTGCCTTTAATCGATCTTGAGAGGAGGACTTGTCACTTTTGTCTTAAGATGGATATagaaataacaaataataagaTTCAACATATAG TTATTCAATCGGATTCTAATAAAAGCGTGCTTCATATTCCTGAAGAGAAACTAGAAGGGGTGGAGGAAACCATAGAGAAG GTAACTTATAGCTGTCAGTGTTTTGCTATTCTTGCAGTGTGGGGTTCCTTGATTGgatcttttctttgttttatcaAG GGTTGCTCATGTGTGATAACTTCATTCCAAGGGTACTTTGCAAGCCGAGCAAAGATTACTGTGCATCTTGTCGAAGCTATAG GTGCTGAGATTGAGAATGCTTTAAACATTGGCAAGATTAATATGAGAAGAAGAAAGTTGATAGGGCATGGAAGAAGGGGAGAGTTTTATCAAGGGATATTACCAAGTGGACAGGGTGTGGCTATTAAAGAGATGCATAAAACAAATGATGCAATGGACTCTTTCAACAGGGAAGTTGAGTGTCTCTCAAGAGCTAGGCATCCAAGCATTGTTTGTCTCTTGGGTTTCTGTAATGAAGATGGAAATCAGTTTTTGGTTTATGAACATTGTTCCACAGGAAATCTAGCTCAATATTTTCTCA gaGAAGACACTGTTTTGACTTGGGAAGCAAGAGTTAAAATACTGAGGGACTGTGCATGCGCAATCAAATATCTCCATCATTATATTGATGGCTGCATCATTCACCGCCATATTAAG CTTAGCAGCATTCTTTTGAGTGAGACATTGGAACCAAAGCTATCTGGATTTGGGCGATCACAAATGCTAGGAATGGAAGAAAGCAAAGTATTTGAAGATGTTTTGGAAAGTGGAATATATACAGACCCTGAATACAAGAAGAGCGGGTTACTCACTTGTGCAACTGACGTTTATAGCTTTGGAGTTGTAATGCTGCAAGTCCTTTCTGGAACAAAAATTGCTTACTTAGGCGAAGATGGCAGACTCATATTGTTAAAAAAG GCAAGGGATGTGAGCATAGGAAAGCTTCCAATCACTGAGTTTGAAGATCCGACGTTGAAAGGGAAACTAATAAACCGAGAGGCATTGGACTCCATATTGCAAATTGCAGTACTTTGTGTGGCTGAAACAAGGAGAGGGCGCCCAACAATAGAAGTAGTGTCCGAGGAGCTGAACAATGCTTGGAGGCTCAGCAACACTGGTTGCCCTATTAATGTTCCTCCTGTGTAG
- the LOC132059560 gene encoding probable receptor-like protein kinase At2g42960 isoform X2: protein MYSMKYLYQGLPLIDLERRTCHFCLKMDIEITNNKIQHIVIQSDSNKSVLHIPEEKLEGVEETIEKVTYSCQCFAILAVWGSLIGSFLCFIKGCSCVITSFQGYFASRAKITVHLVEAIVKCISKRSNKPVVAQNVESPTINGLYKFTGAEIENALNIGKINMRRRKLIGHGRRGEFYQGILPSGQGVAIKEMHKTNDAMDSFNREVECLSRARHPSIVCLLGFCNEDGNQFLVYEHCSTGNLAQYFLREDTVLTWEARVKILRDCACAIKYLHHYIDGCIIHRHIKLSSILLSETLEPKLSGFGRSQMLGMEESKVFEDVLESGIYTDPEYKKSGLLTCATDVYSFGVVMLQVLSGTKIAYLGEDGRLILLKKARDVSIGKLPITEFEDPTLKGKLINREALDSILQIAVLCVAETRRGRPTIEVVSEELNNAWRLSNTGCPINVPPV, encoded by the exons atgTACTCCATGAAGTATTTATATCAAGGACTGCCTTTAATCGATCTTGAGAGGAGGACTTGTCACTTTTGTCTTAAGATGGATATagaaataacaaataataagaTTCAACATATAG TTATTCAATCGGATTCTAATAAAAGCGTGCTTCATATTCCTGAAGAGAAACTAGAAGGGGTGGAGGAAACCATAGAGAAG GTAACTTATAGCTGTCAGTGTTTTGCTATTCTTGCAGTGTGGGGTTCCTTGATTGgatcttttctttgttttatcaAG GGTTGCTCATGTGTGATAACTTCATTCCAAGGGTACTTTGCAAGCCGAGCAAAGATTACTGTGCATCTTGTCGAAGCTATAG TGAAATGCATTTCCAAGAGAAGCAATAAGCCAGTGGTTGCCCAAAACGTGGAATCCCCTACCATTAATGGTCTCTACAAATTCACAGGTGCTGAGATTGAGAATGCTTTAAACATTGGCAAGATTAATATGAGAAGAAGAAAGTTGATAGGGCATGGAAGAAGGGGAGAGTTTTATCAAGGGATATTACCAAGTGGACAGGGTGTGGCTATTAAAGAGATGCATAAAACAAATGATGCAATGGACTCTTTCAACAGGGAAGTTGAGTGTCTCTCAAGAGCTAGGCATCCAAGCATTGTTTGTCTCTTGGGTTTCTGTAATGAAGATGGAAATCAGTTTTTGGTTTATGAACATTGTTCCACAGGAAATCTAGCTCAATATTTTCTCA gaGAAGACACTGTTTTGACTTGGGAAGCAAGAGTTAAAATACTGAGGGACTGTGCATGCGCAATCAAATATCTCCATCATTATATTGATGGCTGCATCATTCACCGCCATATTAAG CTTAGCAGCATTCTTTTGAGTGAGACATTGGAACCAAAGCTATCTGGATTTGGGCGATCACAAATGCTAGGAATGGAAGAAAGCAAAGTATTTGAAGATGTTTTGGAAAGTGGAATATATACAGACCCTGAATACAAGAAGAGCGGGTTACTCACTTGTGCAACTGACGTTTATAGCTTTGGAGTTGTAATGCTGCAAGTCCTTTCTGGAACAAAAATTGCTTACTTAGGCGAAGATGGCAGACTCATATTGTTAAAAAAG GCAAGGGATGTGAGCATAGGAAAGCTTCCAATCACTGAGTTTGAAGATCCGACGTTGAAAGGGAAACTAATAAACCGAGAGGCATTGGACTCCATATTGCAAATTGCAGTACTTTGTGTGGCTGAAACAAGGAGAGGGCGCCCAACAATAGAAGTAGTGTCCGAGGAGCTGAACAATGCTTGGAGGCTCAGCAACACTGGTTGCCCTATTAATGTTCCTCCTGTGTAG
- the LOC132059560 gene encoding pentatricopeptide repeat-containing protein At1g71490 isoform X1 produces the protein MPSRFSAQPRNLPLSQIQKFIPKKWRSVRESDPRNCGQSLLCSSHECISGPCKSIETMVDCLLTTLKDFAGQGHICKAFRTFSLIQTHVSSQTPCDLVIQSLASLLLCCTNSESLSEGKQIHACIINLGVAHSWNLVPRIITFYTTFGLLDDAHVIAETSNVLHPLPWNLLISSYVRRGKNEEAFSAYRKMVNRGIRPDEFTYPSVLKACGEQLHLAFARDIHKSIDASFLEGNLFVQNALVSIYAKCGEVDVARDIFDRMPVKDAVSWNSMISAYASKGMWSKAFELFDTMRATGAEMNIITWNTIAGGCVKTSNFIGALKLFSQMRTCGIQLEPVATLIGLGACSHTGLIKIGKEIHGLVIRSHLDDFDNVRNALINMYARCKALKQAHILFQFVGSKTVITWNTIISGFAHWDRSEETSFLFREMLFSGVEPNYITIAAILPLCARVANLQHGKEFHCYLTRREGFEEHLLLWNSLVDMYARSGKVVVARKLFNLMSKKDAVTYTSLIAGYGIQGEGREAIELFNEMVRLHIKPDHVTMIAALSACSHSGLVMQGQKLFEQMQSTYGISPRLEHFSCMVDLFGRAGLLKKAEEIIIKMPYEPTPEMWATLLGACKIHRNTEIGEWAAEKLLELRPDNPGYYVLIANMYADAGCWNKLAKVRTIMRDFGVRKSPGCAWVDTGSGFSPFLVADTSSGQTNEIYCLLGGLNRQMKDTGHLTTEDSSSEEELCEGLL, from the coding sequence ATGCCCTCCCGCTTCAGTGCGCAACCAAGAAACCTTCCTCTGTCCCAAATTCAGAAGTTCATACCTAAAAAGTGGAGGAGTGTCAGAGAATCAGACCCCCGAAACTGTGGCCAGTCCTTGCTGTGTAGTTCTCATGAATGTATTTCAGGGCCTTGTAAAAGTATTGAAACTATGGTGGATTGCCTACTGACAACCTTGAAGGACTTTGCGGGCCAAGGTCACATATGCAAAGCCTTTAGAACTTTTTCTCTAATTCAGACTCATGTCTCCTCTCAAACCCCTTGTGATCTTGTTATACAATCATTAGCATCTCTTTTATTATGTTGTACTAATAGTGAGTCACTTTCCGAAGGGAAACAGATTCATGCCTGCATTATTAATTTGGGCGTTGCACATAGTTGGAATTTGGTACCAAGGATAATTACCTTTTATACGACCTTTGGTTTACTTGATGATGCTCATGTAATTGCCGAAACTTCAAATGTTTTGCACCCTCTCCCTTGGAATCTCCTTATTTCTTCTTATGTTAGAAGAGGGAAAAATGAAGAGGCATTCTCTGCCTATAGGAAGATGGTGAATAGAGGTATAAGACCCGATGAATTCACTTATCCATCTGTTCTAAAGGCCTGTGGTGAACAATTACATCTTGCTTTTGCCCGGGATATTCACAAATCTATAGATGCTAGTTTCCTAGAGGGTAACTTGTTTGTCCAGAATGCTTTAGTTTCCATATATGCGAAATGTGGGGAAGTGGATGTTGCACGTGATATATTTGATAGGATGCCAGTTAAGGATGCAGTTTCTTGGAATTCAATGATCTCTGCTTATGCTTCCAAAGGTATGTGGAGTAAAGCTTTTGAGCTTTTTGATACAATGAGGGCTACTGGTGCTGAAATGAATATTATTACTTGGAACACCATAGCTGGAGGTTGCGTGAAGACGAGTAACTTTATTGGGGCTCTTAAATTGTTCTCTCAAATGAGAACTTGTGGAATTCAGCTAGAACCTGTGGCAACACTTATTGGTTTGGGTGCATGTTCCCACACTGGTTtgataaaaattggaaaagaaattCATGGTTTAGTGATTCGAAGTCACCTTGATGATTTTGATAATGTAAGAAACGCTTTAATCAATATGTATGCCAGGTGCAAGGCACTTAAGCAGGCGCACATATTGTTTCAGTTTGTTGGCTCTAAAACTGTAATTACCTGGAATACAATCATATCTGGCTTTGCACATTGGGACAGGTCTGAGGAAACTTCATTTCTTTTCCGAGAAATGCTGTTTTCTGGTGTTGAGCCAAATTATATCACTATAGCAGCCATTCTTCCCCTTTGTGCTAGGGTGGCAAATCTACAACATGGTAAAGAATTTCACTGCTATCTTACAAGGCGTGAAGGGTTTGAGGAACATTTGCTCTTGTGGAATTCGCTTGTGGATATGTATGCAAGATCTGGAAAGGTAGTAGTAGCTAGAAAGCTATTTAATTTGATGAGCAAGAAAGATGCAGTTACCTACACTTCGCTGATAGCAGGATATGGTATTCAAGGTGAAGGAAGAGAAGCAATTGAACTATTTAATGAGATGGTAAGGCTCCATATAAAACCAGACCATGTGACCATGATTGCTGCTTTGTCTGCCTGCAGTCATTCAGGCCTTGTGATGCAGGGCCAGAAATTATTTGAACAGATGCAAAGTACTTATGGTATAAGTCCTCGTTTGGAGCACTTCTCTTGCATGGTTGACCTCTTTGGTAGGGCTGGTCTACTCAAAAAGGCAGAGGAAATCATCATAAAGATGCCTTATGAACCAACACCTGAAATGTGGGCAACTCTCCTTGGAGCATGTAAGATTCATAGGAATACTGAGATAGGAGAGTGGGCAGCTGAGAAACTGCTGGAGCTGAGGCCCGATAATCCTGGATACTATGTTTTGATTGCTAATATGTATGCGGATGCTGGGTGTTGGAACAAACTGGCAAAAGTGAGGACCATCATGCGGGATTTCGGTGTAAGAAAGTCTCCAGGATGTGCTTGGGTCGATACGGGTTCTGGCTTTTCTCCCTTTTTGGTTGCAGATACCTCCAGTGGCCaaacaaatgaaatttattGTCTACTAGGAGGACTGAATAGGCAAATGAAAGACACTGGTCATTTGACTACAGAGGATTCTTCTTCCGAAGAAGAACTTTGTGAAGGACTCCTTTGA